In the Pseudanabaena sp. PCC 7367 genome, one interval contains:
- the polA gene encoding DNA polymerase I: MGDRTLLLVDGHSLAFRSYYAFAYRQDGGLRTSTGIPTSICYGFLNSLLEFLKRQQPDAVAIAFDLAAPTFRHKADDTYKAGRPETPADFIPDLKNLQRLLAAMNICTTTAEGYEADDVIGTLTKKAIAQDYAVKIFSGDQDLFQLIDDAKQVSVMHLGRGDKMGEFHAAEVVEKLGITPEQVVDYKALCGDSSDNIPGVKGIGSKTAAKLLAEYGSLENVLAAIPTMKGAVKKKLEAGVKAAQHSQFMAQIECNTPIEVELEHCQLVGFNVDTLIPLLEELELKRFISTIDKIQVKLGGEPIDPDSKSNNKPKKIATKVKNSGQSDQSDDDLWFDFEEPDPDAMDTAQSIEAIALDVQIIDTEAKLNELINKIKTATQPVAWDTETTSLNPRQAEIVGIGCCWGDTIADVAYIPLRHLISAENTENTDNTDAAEKDPETANSQNLDPDIAIAALRPILESNQYAKVFQNAKYDRLVFRNAGIMVQGVVFDTMIASYVVDPEASHNLSDMSRQYLQINPVGYKELVGKRKSIAEVEIAAVAQYCGCDAYTTYKIKPILQAKLEAEPDLLKLFQEIELPLEPVLAEMEWTGIRIDKDYLANFSQELETDLESIAAKSYAAVGREFNLNSPKQLSEILLERLGEKFTKKSRKSKTGYSTDINVLHKLQGEDELIDLMIEHRSLAKLKSTYVDALPALVDSRSDRVHTDYNQTVAATGRLSSSNPNLQNIPIRTAFSRRIRAGFLPEQDWLLVSADYSQIELRILAHLAQEPELVKAYNQGDDVHTLTAQLLLEKEEISSEERRLAKIINYGVIYGMGARKFNRETGVSVKEAQQFIDAFYQRYAKIFEYMQTAETEAEAKGYVTTVAGRRRYFRDLKRMNGYRKAALLRSAVNTPIQGTSADIIKIAMVSLHELMQAYEARLLLQVHDELVFEVPEAELDELLPLIKSTMESALPLSVPLVVDVHVGKNWMEAK, encoded by the coding sequence ATGGGCGATCGCACACTTTTATTAGTCGATGGGCATTCCCTGGCCTTTCGCTCCTACTATGCCTTTGCCTATCGCCAGGATGGCGGCCTGCGCACCTCCACTGGTATTCCCACCAGCATTTGCTATGGTTTCTTAAACTCGTTGCTGGAATTCCTCAAGCGCCAACAACCCGACGCGGTGGCGATCGCCTTTGATCTGGCTGCGCCAACCTTTCGCCACAAAGCCGATGATACCTACAAGGCAGGGCGACCGGAAACCCCCGCAGATTTCATTCCCGATCTCAAAAATTTACAACGACTGCTGGCGGCGATGAATATCTGCACCACCACCGCCGAGGGCTATGAAGCTGATGATGTAATCGGGACGCTCACTAAAAAGGCGATCGCCCAGGACTATGCGGTCAAGATTTTTAGCGGCGATCAGGACTTGTTTCAATTGATCGACGATGCTAAGCAGGTTTCGGTGATGCATCTGGGACGAGGTGACAAAATGGGCGAATTCCACGCCGCTGAAGTGGTCGAAAAGCTGGGCATCACGCCGGAGCAAGTGGTTGACTATAAAGCTCTGTGTGGTGATAGCTCCGATAATATCCCTGGCGTAAAGGGCATTGGCAGTAAAACGGCGGCGAAGCTGTTGGCGGAATATGGCAGCCTGGAAAATGTGCTGGCGGCGATCCCCACCATGAAAGGGGCGGTCAAGAAAAAGTTGGAAGCAGGAGTCAAGGCGGCGCAGCATTCGCAATTTATGGCGCAAATTGAATGCAACACACCGATCGAGGTGGAACTGGAGCATTGCCAGTTGGTGGGTTTTAATGTCGATACGCTAATCCCATTGTTAGAGGAATTGGAGCTAAAACGATTCATCAGCACGATCGATAAGATCCAGGTGAAGCTGGGCGGTGAGCCGATTGATCCAGATAGTAAAAGTAACAACAAACCCAAAAAGATAGCTACTAAGGTTAAAAATTCAGGGCAATCAGATCAGAGCGACGACGATCTCTGGTTTGATTTTGAAGAGCCCGATCCCGATGCTATGGATACAGCCCAATCGATCGAGGCGATCGCACTGGATGTCCAGATCATTGATACTGAGGCAAAACTAAATGAGCTAATCAATAAAATTAAAACCGCCACTCAACCGGTGGCCTGGGACACGGAAACTACTTCGCTCAACCCACGCCAGGCCGAAATAGTGGGGATCGGCTGCTGTTGGGGTGACACGATCGCGGATGTGGCCTATATTCCGCTCCGTCATCTGATCAGCGCCGAAAATACTGAAAATACTGATAATACCGATGCGGCTGAAAAAGATCCTGAGACCGCTAACAGCCAAAATCTTGATCCAGACATAGCGATCGCTGCCCTGCGGCCAATCCTGGAGAGTAATCAATATGCCAAAGTATTTCAAAATGCCAAATACGATCGGCTGGTATTTCGCAATGCGGGGATTATGGTGCAAGGGGTGGTGTTTGATACCATGATCGCTAGCTATGTGGTTGATCCAGAGGCCAGCCATAACCTCAGTGATATGTCGCGGCAATATTTGCAAATCAATCCGGTGGGCTATAAGGAACTGGTGGGGAAGCGCAAGTCGATCGCCGAGGTGGAGATCGCCGCAGTGGCGCAATATTGCGGTTGTGATGCCTATACCACTTATAAAATCAAACCAATTTTGCAGGCCAAACTAGAAGCCGAGCCAGATTTATTAAAGCTGTTTCAAGAGATTGAACTGCCCCTGGAACCAGTCCTGGCCGAAATGGAATGGACAGGCATCCGGATCGATAAAGACTATCTCGCCAATTTCTCGCAGGAGCTAGAAACCGACCTGGAGTCGATCGCCGCTAAATCATATGCTGCTGTGGGCAGGGAATTTAATCTTAATTCGCCTAAGCAACTGAGCGAGATTTTACTAGAGCGGCTGGGCGAAAAGTTCACCAAGAAATCACGCAAGAGCAAAACTGGCTATTCCACTGATATTAATGTTTTGCATAAGTTGCAGGGTGAAGACGAGCTGATCGACCTGATGATCGAGCATCGCAGTCTGGCTAAACTCAAGTCTACCTATGTGGATGCCTTGCCCGCGCTGGTGGATAGTCGTAGCGATCGGGTGCATACGGACTATAACCAAACCGTGGCGGCAACGGGGCGATTGAGTAGTTCTAATCCCAATTTGCAAAATATTCCGATCCGCACTGCCTTTAGTCGGCGGATAAGGGCGGGTTTCTTGCCTGAACAAGATTGGCTACTGGTTTCGGCGGATTATTCCCAGATCGAATTGCGGATCCTGGCGCATCTGGCGCAAGAGCCAGAACTGGTCAAAGCCTATAACCAGGGCGATGATGTGCATACGCTTACGGCACAGCTATTGCTGGAAAAAGAAGAAATCAGCAGTGAAGAACGTCGCCTCGCCAAGATCATTAACTATGGCGTGATTTATGGCATGGGAGCCCGTAAGTTCAACCGTGAAACTGGGGTTTCGGTCAAGGAAGCACAGCAGTTTATTGATGCCTTCTATCAGCGCTATGCCAAGATTTTTGAATATATGCAAACCGCAGAAACAGAAGCAGAAGCCAAGGGATATGTCACCACGGTGGCGGGGCGGCGGCGCTATTTCCGCGATCTCAAGCGGATGAATGGCTATCGCAAGGCGGCTTTGTTGCGATCGGCGGTGAACACGCCAATTCAGGGCACAAGTGCCGATATTATCAAAATTGCGATGGTCAGTTTGCATGAACTAATGCAGGCATACGAGGCGCGATTGCTGTTGCAGGTGCATGATGAACTGGTGTTTGAAGTGCCAGAAGCAGAGCTAGATGAATTGTTACCCCTGATTAAGTCCACGATGGAATCAGCCCTACCGCTGTCGGTGCCCCTGGTGGTGGATGTGCATGTGGGTAAAAACTGGATGGAGGCGAAGTAA
- a CDS encoding DNA replication/repair protein RecF, translating into MYLNRLQLRHFRNYDQQIVEFATPKTIIVGNNAQGKSNLLESVQLLATLKSYRVSRDRDLVQNNAAIAEINASCDRVFAPIELDLKLRSSGRRSLSVNGVRVGRQVEFLGQLNAVAFSSLDLDLVRGGPENRRNWLDSVLVQLEPIYASILQQYNQVLKQRNALLKSMRQRNQQHQQNQQKHAEQWQSPKYSVAEPDRVDKFDKFDQNDRPATQPKADPQQMALWDAQLAIAGSRLARRRSRLIERLAPIAKKWHHSISGGSEVLELVYAPKLDQAVDFNQENAAEAIQTALLAQIKHKAIAELQQGRSLVGPHRDEVNLLINQTPAREYGSQGQQRTLVLALKLAELELIETIIGEPPLLLLDDVLAELDLTRQDRLLNAIADRVQTIITTTHLGSFDAQWLQDSQVLQVEQGRVFS; encoded by the coding sequence ATGTATCTCAATCGCCTTCAGCTCAGACATTTCCGCAATTATGATCAACAGATCGTTGAGTTTGCCACGCCAAAGACCATTATTGTGGGCAATAACGCCCAGGGCAAATCTAATTTGCTTGAATCAGTGCAATTACTGGCCACGCTCAAGTCCTATCGGGTGAGCCGCGATCGGGATCTGGTGCAAAATAATGCCGCGATCGCTGAGATCAATGCCAGTTGCGATCGGGTCTTTGCGCCGATTGAACTAGACCTAAAATTGCGTAGCTCTGGGCGGCGAAGTCTATCGGTGAATGGGGTGAGGGTAGGGCGGCAGGTTGAGTTTCTGGGTCAACTCAATGCGGTAGCTTTTTCCAGCCTGGATCTAGACCTGGTGAGGGGTGGCCCCGAAAATCGGCGTAATTGGCTCGATAGTGTGTTGGTGCAACTGGAACCAATCTATGCCAGCATCTTGCAGCAATATAACCAGGTGCTCAAGCAGCGTAATGCTTTGCTCAAGTCCATGCGCCAGAGAAACCAACAACACCAACAGAATCAGCAAAAACATGCTGAGCAATGGCAATCGCCAAAATATAGCGTCGCTGAGCCAGATCGCGTTGATAAATTTGATAAATTTGATCAAAATGATCGCCCTGCTACTCAACCTAAAGCAGATCCACAACAGATGGCACTGTGGGATGCCCAATTGGCGATCGCAGGTAGTAGATTAGCGCGGCGGCGATCGCGGTTGATTGAACGGCTGGCACCGATCGCCAAAAAATGGCACCACAGCATCAGTGGTGGTAGCGAGGTGTTGGAGCTAGTTTATGCCCCCAAGCTGGATCAAGCCGTTGACTTTAATCAGGAAAATGCCGCCGAAGCAATTCAAACTGCTCTGCTGGCGCAAATAAAACATAAGGCGATCGCGGAGTTGCAACAGGGGCGATCGTTGGTGGGGCCGCACCGCGATGAAGTGAATTTATTAATCAATCAAACCCCGGCCAGGGAATATGGCTCCCAGGGGCAACAACGCACGCTGGTATTGGCGTTGAAATTGGCGGAGTTGGAATTGATCGAGACGATCATTGGTGAGCCACCGTTGTTATTACTGGATGATGTCTTGGCAGAACTAGACCTGACCCGCCAGGATCGCCTGCTCAATGCGATCGCCGATCGGGTGCAAACTATTATTACCACTACCCACCTGGGCTCGTTTGATGCCCAATGGCTGCAGGATTCCCAGGTTTTGCAGGTAGAACAGGGTCGGGTGTTTAGTTAG
- a CDS encoding SRPBCC family protein produces MTNFTYSSIISAPVETVWNFHERPDILELLNPPWQSIKVVRREGGLEVGATSEFKIFVGIIPIKWIAKHVEYEKFRLFADQQIEGPFQKWFHRHEFEPIDANTMKLTDRVEFVLAEGWLIEQISGSWVSGQLQDLFTYRHMVIKRECEKQG; encoded by the coding sequence ATGACCAATTTTACCTATTCCAGCATCATTAGTGCCCCCGTTGAGACTGTATGGAATTTCCATGAGCGCCCCGATATTTTAGAACTGCTCAATCCACCCTGGCAATCGATCAAGGTGGTGCGACGTGAGGGTGGTTTAGAAGTAGGTGCAACTTCTGAGTTTAAAATTTTTGTGGGGATTATTCCAATTAAGTGGATCGCTAAGCATGTGGAGTATGAAAAATTTCGGTTGTTTGCCGATCAGCAAATTGAAGGGCCGTTTCAAAAATGGTTCCATCGCCATGAATTCGAGCCGATCGATGCAAACACCATGAAGCTGACCGATCGGGTGGAGTTTGTGTTGGCGGAAGGTTGGCTGATCGAGCAAATTAGTGGCAGTTGGGTATCAGGCCAACTCCAGGATTTGTTTACCTATCGCCACATGGTGATCAAACGTGAGTGCGAAAAGCAGGGCTAA
- the rpmE gene encoding 50S ribosomal protein L31 — protein MPKADIHPQWYPEAKVICNGEVVATVGSTQPELQVDVWSGNHPFYTGTQKIIDTEGRVERFLRKYGMSGGPEIQGKESAKKDDEK, from the coding sequence ATGCCTAAAGCTGACATCCACCCCCAGTGGTACCCTGAAGCCAAAGTAATTTGCAACGGCGAAGTTGTCGCCACGGTTGGCTCCACTCAACCCGAATTGCAAGTAGACGTATGGTCAGGCAATCATCCTTTCTATACTGGTACCCAAAAAATCATTGATACGGAAGGTCGTGTTGAACGCTTCTTGCGTAAATATGGCATGTCTGGTGGCCCAGAAATTCAAGGCAAGGAAAGCGCCAAAAAAGACGACGAAAAGTAG